Proteins from a single region of Microtus ochrogaster isolate Prairie Vole_2 linkage group LG5, MicOch1.0, whole genome shotgun sequence:
- the Gpr63 gene encoding probable G-protein coupled receptor 63, whose protein sequence is MVVSAVLTASQAGTSNTTFVVYENSHVNMTTSPPFQHPSPAPLIRYSLETMTSTGFSSLAVNSTAMTPTPAVFKSLNLALQIILSAIMIFILFVSFLGNLVVCLMVYQKAAMRSAINILLASLAFADMLLAVLNMPFALVTILTTRWIFGKFFCRLSAMFFWLFVIEGVAILLIISIDRFLIIVQRQDKLNPYRAKVLIAVSWATAFSVAFPLAVGNPDLQIPSRAPQCVFGYTTNSGYQAYVILISLISFFIPFLVILYSFMGILNTLRHNALRIHSYPEGICLSQASKLGLMSLQRPFQMSIDMGFKTRAFTTILILFAVFIVCWAPFTTYSLVATFSKHFYYQHNFFEISTWLLWLCYLKSALNPLIYYWRIKKFHDACLDMMPKSFKFLPRLPGHTRRRIRPSAVYVCAEHRTVL, encoded by the coding sequence ATGGTTGTCTCAGCGGTGTTGACTGCATCCCAGGCTGGGACATCCAACACAACATTTGTCGTCTATGAAAACTCCCATGTGAACATGACAACATCCCCACCGTTCCAGCATCCCAGCCCTGCTCCGCTGATTAGATACAGTCTGGAAACCATGACCAGCACTGGATTTAGTTCCTTAGCAGTGAACAGCACAGCCATGACCCCGACACCAGCAGTTTTTAAGAGCCTAAACTTAGCTCTCCAGATCATCCTTTCGGCTATAATGATATTTATtctgtttgtgtcttttcttggcAACTTGGTTGTTTGCCTCATGGTCTACCAAAAAGCTGCCATGCGTTCTGCCATTAACATCCTTCTTGCCAGCCTGGCTTTTGCGGACATGCTGCTTGCTGTACTGAACATGCCGTTTGCCCTGGTAACTATTCTTACCACCAGATGGATATTTGGGAAATTCTTCTGCCGGCTGTCTGCTATGTTTTTCTGGTTGTTTGTGATAGAGGGGGTTGCTATCCTGCTCATTATTAGCATTGACAGGTTTCTGATTATAGTCCAGAGGCAAGATAAGCTAAATCCATACCGGGCTAAGGTTCTTATTGCAGTCTCCTGGGCAACTGCTTTTTCCGTAGCTTTCCCTTTGGCTGTGGGGAATCCTGATTTGCAAATCCCTTCCCGAGCCCCACAATGCGTTTTTGGGTACACAACTAATTCTGGATACCAGGCTTATGTGATTTTGATCtcactcatttctttctttatacctTTCCTGGTGATACTGTATTCGTTTATGGGCATCCTCAACACCCTTCGGCACAATGCCTTGAGGATTCACAGCTACCCAGAAGGAATATGCCTCAGCCAGGCCAGCAAACTTGGTCTCATGAGTCTGCAGAGACCCTTCCAGATGAGCATTGACATGGGCTTTAAAACGCGTGccttcaccaccatcttgatCCTCTTTGCTGTTTTCATCGTCTGCTGGGCCCCATTCACCACGTACAGCCTTGTGGCAACCTTCAGCAAACACTTCTACTATCAGCACAACTTCTTTGAGATTAGCACCTGGCTACTCTGGCTCTGCTACCTCAAGTCTGCATTGAACCCCTTGATATACTACTGGAGGATTAAGAAATTTCATGATGCCTGCTTGGACATGATGCCCAAATCTTTCAAGTTCTTGCCACGCCTCCCTGGTCACACAAGGCGACGGATACGCCCCAGTGCTGTCTATGTGTGTGCGGAGCATCGGACGGTGTTGTGA